The Erigeron canadensis isolate Cc75 chromosome 4, C_canadensis_v1, whole genome shotgun sequence genome window below encodes:
- the LOC122598424 gene encoding dnaJ homolog subfamily C GRV2, whose translation MDFVFRHSTDHNNTHEASTSSPRTATTAVHPPPPLPTLSLEEPEYLCRYLVIKHSWRGRYKRILCISYDNIVTLDPGTLSVTNSYDVGSDFEGASPIIGKDENSLEFNVSVRTDGRGKFKGMKFSSRYRASILTELHRIRWSRIGTVAEYPVLHLRRKTAEWAPYKLKVTYVGVELVELKSGDLRWCLDFRDMDSTAIILLSDAYGRKNAEPGGFILCALYGRKSKAFQASPGTSNSAIIASLTKTAKSTVGVSLAVESSQSLTVNDYLQRRAKDGVGAEETPCGGWSVMRLRTAAHGTLGTPPSGLVVGPKGGLGEQGDAVSRQLILTKVSLVERRPENYEAVIVRPLSSVSSLVRFAEEPQMFGIEFNDGCPVHVYSSTSRDGLLAAVRDMIQTEGQCSVPVLPRLTMPGHPIDPPCGRAHLQLQQVTGRPQRAIADMETAAMHLKHMAAIAKDAVAEGGSVPGSKAKLWRRIREFNACIPYAGVPHNIEVPEVILMALITLIPAVPNLPPESPPLPQPSPKAAATFIGFVSCLRRLLASRTATSHVMAFPAAVGRIMGLLRNGSEGVAAEAAELIAVLIGGGPGDNNVLTDSKGDYRATIMHTKSVLFAQQGNLVVLVNRLKSMSVSPLLSMSVVEVLEAMICDPHGETTDISVFVELLRQVAGLKRRLFALFGHPAESVRETVAVIMRTIAEEDAIAAESMRDAALRDGALLRHLSSAFFLPSGERREVSRQLVSLWADSYQPALDLLSRVLPPGLVAYLHTRSEGDVTEDYSYQEGSLMSSRRRRLLQQRKSHAVKGATSPRDTLSPVTNYDASDHPSAVYTGENISSALAGDHSAGVASPDASLAGENPPLESVSNLVDLDALPNSDLTAPAQVVVENTPVGSGRLLLNWPEFWRAFSLDHNRADLIWNERTRQELRGALQAEVHKLDVEKERTEDIVPGSSSSESNGQDSLPQMSWNYTEFSVRYPSLSKEVCVGQYYLRLLLESGSNSRTEKFPLRDPVAFFRALYHRFLCDADTGLTVDGAVPDELGASDDWCDMGRLDGFGGGGGFSVRELCARAMSIVYEQHHNTIGPFEGTAHITVLLDRTDDRALRHRLLLLLKVLMKVLLNVEACVLVGGCVLAVDLLTTVHEVSERTVIPLQSNLIAASAFMEPLKEWLFIDKDGVQAGPVEKDAIRRFWSKKTIDWTTKCWSSGMPDWKRLRDIRELRWALAGRVPVLTPPQVGEAALSILHSMVSAHSDIDDAGEIVTPTPRVKRILSSSRCLPHIAQAMLSGEPAIVEVSAALIKAVVTRNPKAMIRLYSSGVFYFALAYPGSNLVTIAQLFFTTHVHQAFHGGEEAAVSSSLPLAKRSVLGGLLPESLLYVLERSGPTAFAAAMVSDSDTPEIIWTHKMRAENLIHQVLQHLGDFPQKLSQHCHCLYDYAPMPPVTYPELQDEMWCHRYYLRNLCDEIRFPNWPIVEHVEFLQSLLVMWREELTRKPMDLSEEEACKILQISLSDVTRDESEGGYSTGNVDDDSSLSKKIENIDEEKLKRQYRKLAMKYHPDKNPQGREKFLAVQKAYERLQATMQGLQGPQPWRLLLLLKGQCILYRRYGDVLEPFKYAGYPMLLNAVTVDSDDTNFLSLERAPLLVAASELTWLTCVSSSLNGEELVRDGGIQLLATLLSRCMCVVQPTTHGNEPSTIIVTNVMRTFSSLSQFESARTEVLELSGLIEDIVHCTELELAPEAVDASLQTIAHLCVSSELQNALLKAGVLWYLLPLLLEYDSTVEEPDTTEAHGVGVSVQAAKNLHAVQAAHALSRISGLTAASPTPYNQEAADALKALLTPKLCSMLKEELPKELLIKLNSNLELPEIIWNSSTRAELLKFVDQKRAALAPDGSHSLNDSHGFSYEALSKEIRIGNVYLRVYNDQPEFEISEPESFCVALVEFISTIVRNQFATEPDTHIIGSNHKTPELESNHDSKDDPTDNNVTSSDGNLTRKDDLGMVGNLQLGLISLQNLLTSDPNLASVFSSKEKLLPLFECFSVPVPSGSNIPQLCLSVLSRLTTHAPCLEAMVADGSSVLLLLQMLHSAPNCREGVLHVLYALASTPELAWAAAKHGGVVYILQLLLPLREEVPLPQRAAAASLLGKLVAQPMHGPRVAITLARFLPDGLVSIIRDGPGEAVVSALEQTTETPELVWTPAMAASLAAQVATMASDVYQEQMKGRVFDWDVPEQASSQQELRDEPQVGGIYVRLFLKDPKFPLRNPKRFLEGLLDQYLSSIAATHHNTQGPDPELPLLLSAALVSLLRVHPALADHVGYLGYVPKLLSAVAFEARRETMSSEESRMPDSRFEGEENPSQGSQTPQEKVRLSCLRVLHQLAASTTCAEAMAATSVGTTQVVPLLMKAIGWQGGSILALETLKRVVVAGNRARDALVAQGLRVGLIEVLLGLLDWRAGGRNGLCSQMKWNESEASIGRVLAIEVLHAFATEGAHCTKVRDILDSSEVWAAYKDQKHDLFLPSNAQIASAGIAGLIENSSPSRLTYSLTAPPPHPNSSKPPAITSESNGS comes from the exons ATGGATTTTGTTTTCCGTCACTCGACTGATCACAATAACACGCACGAAGCGTCCACTAGTTCGCCACGGACGGCTACTACGGCCGTCCATCCACCGCCGCCTCTTCCGACGTTGTCGTTGGAAGAACCTGAGTATTTGTGTCGGTATTTAGTTATCAAGCATTCATGGAGAGGGAGGTATAAGAGGATATTGTGTATATCGTATGATAATATCGTGACGTTAGATCCTGGGACGTTGTCGGTAACTAATAGTTATGATGTTGGGAGTGATTTTGAAGGTGCGTCTCCAATTATAGGCAAAGATGAGAATAGTTTGGAGTTTAATGTTAGTGTGAGGACGGATGGACGTGGGAAGTTTAAAGGGATGAAGTTTTCGTCTAGGTATAGAGCGAGTATTTTGACTGAGTTGCATAGAATAAGGTGGAGTAGAATTGGTACGGTTGCTGAGTATCCCGTGCTTCATCTTCGGAGAAAGACTGCTGAATGGGCCCCGTAT AAACTCAAAGTGACCTATGTTGGAGTTGAACTTGTTGAATTAAAATCTGGAGATTTACGGTGGTGTCTGGATTTTAGAGACATGGACTCAACTGCTATTATTCTTCTTTCCGATGCGTACGGGAGAAAAAATGCTGAGCCCGGGGGTTTTATTCTCTGTGCACTTTATGGAAGAAAGTCAAAAGCCTTTCAAGCGTCTCCAGGGACTTCAAATTCTGCTATCATAGCAAGTTTG ACAAAAACCGCAAAGTCAACAGTTGGAGTGTCACTAGCTGTTGAAAGTTCCCAATCACTAACTGTTAACGACTATTTACAACGAAGGG CTAAAGACGGCGTGGGAGCGGAAGAAACTCCTTGTGGAGGTTGGTCTGTTATGAGACTACGAACTGCCGCCCATGGAACACTTGGCACACCACCATCGGGTTTGGTAGTTGGACCGAAAGGGGGACTTGGGGAACAAGGGGATGCTGTATCTCGTCAACTTATTTTGACAAAGGTTTCACTTGTGGAGAGACGTCCAGAAAACTATGAG GCTGTTATTGTCCGTCCTTTATCTTCAGTGAGTTCTCTTGTTCGATTTGCTGAGGAACCACAGATGTTTGGTATTGAATTCAATGATGGATGTCCAGTTCAT GTATATTCTAGCACTTCCAGAGATGGTTTACTTGCAGCAGTTCGGGATATGATACAAACTGAG GGTCAGTGTTCAGTGCCTGTTCTGCCCAGGCTTACTATGCCAGGTCATCCGATTGATCCCCCATGTGGCAGAGCTCATTTACAGCTTCAACAAGTAACCGGTAGGCCACAACGTGCAATAGCTGACATGGAAACTGCCGCTATGCATTTAAAACATATGGCCGCAATCGCCAAAGATGCTGTGGCTGAAGGAGGTTCTGTTCCTGGATCAAAAGCTAAACTTTGGAGAAGAATAAGAGAATTCAATGCATGCATTCCATACGCTGGCGTCCCTCACAATATTGAAGTCCCTGAAGTAATTTTAATggctttaattacattaatccCAGCTGTTCCGAATCTGCCACCAGAGTCTCCTCCTCTGCCACAACCTTCTCCTAAAGCAGCTGCTACTTTTATAGGGTTCGTTTCTTGTTTAAGAAGGTTATTGGCATCAAGAACCGCCACCTCACACGTGATGGCATTTCCTGCTGCTGTTGGGAGAATTATGGGTTTGTTACGAAACGGTTCTGAAGGGGTAGCGGCTGAAGCTGCAGAACTTATAGCGGTCCTTATTGGCGGTGGTCCCGGGGATAACAACGTATTAACAGACTCAAAAGGTGATTATCGTGCTACAATCATGCACACAAAGTCTGTGTTGTTTGCTCAGCAGGGTAATCTTGTAGTTTTGGTTAACCGATTGAAATCGATGTCTGTTTCACCACTGCTATCAATGTCAGTTGTGGAGGTTTTGGAGGCAATGATATGTGACCCACATGGTGAAACTACAGATATTAGTGTTTTTGTTGAATTATTACGCCAGGTTGCGGGGTTAAAACGTCGGTTGTTTGCATTATTTGGGCACCCTGCAGAAAGCGTGCGGGAAACAGTGGCAGTGATTATGCGGACAATTGCAGAGGAAGATGCAATTGCAGCAGAGTCCATGCGTGATGCTGCATTACGTGACGGTGCTTTATTGAGGCATTTGTCAAGTGCTTTTTTCCTACCTTCCGGTGAAAGACGAGAAGTAAGTCGACAGCTTGTGAGCCTTTGGGCAGACTCTTATCAACCTGCTCTCGATTTACTATCTCGAGTATTGCCACCAGGCCTGGTTGCGTATTTACACACTCGGTCTGAAGGAGATGTTACTGAAGATTATTCTTATCAGGAAGGCTCATTGATGAGTAGTAGAAGGAGACGTTTACTTCAACAAAGAAAAAGTCATGCAGTAAAAGGTGCAACATCACCTAGAGATACTCTGTCCCCCGTTACCAACTATGATGCTAGTGATCACCCCTCGGCAGTTTACACAGGTGAAAACATATCAAGTGCATTGGCTGGTGATCATTCTGCAGGTGTTGCTTCTCCGGATGCATCATTGGCGGGTGAAAATCCACCACTTGAATCAGTTTCTAATTTGGTCGATTTGGATGCGTTGCCGAACTCAGATCTTACGGCTCCAGCTCAGGTTGTTGTAGAGAATACGCCGGTCGGGTCCGGAAGATTGCTATTGAACTGGCCTGAATTTTGGCGGGCTTTTAGTCTTGATCATAACCGTGCTGATTTGATTTGGAATGAGCGGACCCGTCAGGAATTGCGTGGTGCATTGCAGGCTGAGGTTCATAAACTTGACGTGGAAAAGGAGCGAACTGAAGATATCGTTCCTGGAAGTTCGTCTTCAGAATCGAATGGTCAAGATAGTCTTCCCCAGATGTCATGGAACTACACCGAGTTCTCAGTCAGATATCCGAGCTTATCCAAAGAAGTTTGCGTTGGTCAATATTATTTGCGGTTGCTGCTTGAGAGTGGAAGCAATTCACGGACAGAAAAGTTTCCCTTGCGAGACCCAGTTGCATTTTTTCGAGCTTTGTATCATCGCTTTTTGTGTGATGCAGACACGGGACTTACTGTTGATGGCGCGGTTCCTGATGAATTGGGAGCTTCTGATGATTGGTGTGATATGGGAAGACTAGATGGTTTTGGGGGTGGTGGCGGGTTCTCTGTTCGAGAGCTTTGTGCTAGAGCAATGTCAATTGTATATGAGCAACATCATAATACCATAGGCCCGTTTGAAGGTACGGCACATATTACAGTTCTGTTGGACAGGACTGATGATAGAGCTTTGAGGCATCGACTGCTGCTGCTTCTTAAG gTTTTAATGAAGGTTTTATTGAATGTGGAGGCTTGTGTCCTGGTTGGCGGGTGTGTCCTGGCAGTCGATTTACTGACAACTGTTCATGAAGTTTCAGAAAGGACGGTTATTCCTTTGCAATCTAATTTGATAGCTGCGTCTGCTTTCATGGAACCTTTGAAGGAATGGTTATTCATTGATAAGGATGGTGTACAAGCTGGCCCAGTGGAGAAAGATGCTATCAGAAGGTTTTGGTCAAAGAAAACTATTGATTGGACAACAAAGTGCTGGTCTTCTGGGATGCCTGACTGGAAGAGGTTGCGTGATATTCGTGAACTTCGCTGGGCTCTTGCTGGCCGGGTTCCTGTCCTCACTCCTCCCCAG GTAGGTGAAGCGGCATTGTCTATATTACACAGCATGGTATCTGCACATTCAGATATAGATGATGCAGGAGAAATTGTTACCCCAACTCCTAGAGTTAAAagaatcttatcaagttcacgTTGTCTTCCCCATATTGCCCAG GCCATGCTTTCTGGGGAACCAGCTATTGTTGAGGTTTCTGCTGCTCTGATAAAAGCCGTTGTTACTAGAAACCCCAAGGCGATGATTAGACTATACAGTAGTGGTGTGTTTTATTTTGCTTTGGCATACCCGGGATCTAATCTCGTTACTATTGCACAACTCTTCTTCACCACCCATGTTCACCAAGCTTTCCATGGTGGTGAGGAAGCGGCAGTTTCTTCATCATTGCCCTTGGCCAAGCGGAGTGTGCTTGGTGGTCTTCTACCTGAGTCTTTACTGTATGTTCTCGAGCGTAGTGGTCCAACTGCATTCGCTGCAGCTATGGTTTCTGATTCCGACACTCCCGAGATAATATGGACTCACAAAATGCGGGCAGAGAATCTCATTCATCAG GTTTTGCAACATCTTGGTGATTTCCCCCAGAAGTTATCCCAGCATTGTCATTGTTTATATGATTATGCTCCTATGCCACCAGTTACATATCCTGAACTCCAAGACGAAATGTggtgccatagatattacctcCGTAACTTATGTGACGAGATTCGATTTCCTAATTGGCCTATTGTTGAACATGTTGAGTTTTTACAATCATTGCTTGTAATGTGGCGTGAGGAACTAACAAGAAAACCAATGGATCTTTCTGAGGAAGAAGCTTGTAAAATATTACAGATCTCTCTAAGTGATGTCACGAGAGATGAATCTGAGGGTGGTTACTCAACCGGGAATGTAGACGATGATTCTAGTCTATCAAAGAAAATTGAGAACATTGATGAAGAAAAACTTAAGAGACAGTACAGAAAGCTTGCAATGAAATATCATCCTGACAAAAATCCTCAAGGAAGAGAGAAGTTTCTTGCAGTTCAGAAAGCATATGAACGTCTACAA GCGACAATGCAAGGTTTGCAAGGCCCGCAACCATGGAGGTTGCTGCTTTTGCTCAAGGGACAGTGCATTCTATATAGACGGTATGGAGATGTCTTGGAGCCATTTAAGTATGCTGGATATCCAATGCTATTAAATGCTGTGACAGTCGATAGTGATGACACCAATTTCTTATCCTTGGAACGTGCACCTTTACTTGTTGCTGCCTCGGAGCTGACCTGGCTCAC GTGTGTCTCTTCTTCATTGAATGGTGAAGAGCTTGTGAGGGATGGAGGCATACAACTTTTAGCCACACTTCTTTCACGATGCATGTGTGTGGTTCAACCAACTACTCATGGAAACGAACCATCTACTATTATTGTAACGAATGTAATGCGGACATTTTCTAGCTTGAGCCAGTTTGAGAGTGCTAGAACTGAAGTACTTGAGTTATCTGGGTTAATTGAAGACATTGTGCACTGTACCGAGTTAGAGCTCGCACCAGAAGCTGTAGATGCATCTCTTCAGACCATTGCTCATCTTTGTGTGTCCTCTGAATTACAAAACGCTTTGTTGAAGGCCGGAGTGCTGTG GTATCTGCTACCTTTGCTGCTTGAATATGACTCGACTGTAGAAGAGCCGGATACCACAGAGGCACATGGAGTTGGTGTTAGTGTGCAAGCTGCTAAAAATTTGCATGCAGTTCAAGCTGCACATGCTTTATCAAGGATTAGTGGCTTGACAGCTGCAAGTCCAACACCTTATAACCAAGAGGCAGCTGATGCTCTTAAAGCTCTTTTAACTCCTAAACTTTGCAGCATGCTCAAAGAAGAGCTACCGAAGGAGCTCTTGATAAAATTAAACTCGAATTTGGAGTTACCTGAG ATTATTTGGAATTCATCAACCCGAGCAGAGCTATTGAAGTTTGTAGACCAGAAACGTGCAGCTTTAGCACCTGATGGTTCTCATAGCTTGAATGATTCACATGGTTTCTCATATGAAGCGCTATCAAAAGAGATCCGCATTGGGAATGTGTATCTAAGGGTCTATAATGATCAGCCTGAATTTGAGATAAGTGAACCAGAATCTTTTTGTGTTGCTCTTGTCGAATTTATATCGACCATTGTACGCAATCAGTTTGCTACTGAGCCTGATACACATATAATTGGCTCAAATCACAAGACACCGGAACTTGAAAGCAATCATGATAGCAAAGATGACCCCACAGATAATAATGTAACATCATCAGATGGGAACTTAACACGCAAGGATGATTTAGGCATGGTTGGCAACCTTCAACTTGGGCTGATTTCTCTGCAG AATTTGCTAACAAGCGATCCTAATTTGGCATCCGTGTTTTCTTCAAAAGAAAAGTTATTACCTCTTTTTGAGTGCTTTTCTGTGCCGGTTCCATCCGGAAGCAACATTCCACAATTATGTTTGAGTGTCTTGTCACGTTTAACCACACATGCTCCTTGCTTGGAGGCTATGGTAGCAGATGGGTCTAGTGTTCTTTTATTGCTACAAATGCTCCACTCTGCCCCTAATTGTCGTGAAGGGGTTCTCCATGTTCTCTATGCCCTGGCAAGCACACCAGAACTTGCATGGGCAGCTGCCAAGCACGGTGGAGTCGTCTACATTCTTCAACTCCTCCTCCCTTTGCGTG AAGAAGTCCCACTACCTCAAAGAGCAGCGGCTGCCTCTTTGTTGGGGAAGCTTGTTGCACAACCAATGCATGGGCCTAGGGTGGCAATTACACTTGCCAGATTTTTGCCAGATGGATTGGTATCAATTATTAGGGACGGTCCTGGTGAGGCTGTTGTGAGTGCTCTTGAACAAACTACAGAAACTCCAGAACTTGTATGGACACCAGCAATGGCTGCTTCTTTAGCTGCACAAGTTGCAACAATGGCTTCTGATGTTTACCAGGAGCAGATGAAAGGCCGTGTGTTTGATTGGGATGTACCTGAACAAGCATCTAGTCAACAAGAATTGAGAGATGAGCCTCAG GTTGGAGGAATCTACGTGAGGCTATTCTTGAAAGATCCAAAGTTCCCGCTTAGAAACCCAAAGAGATTCTTGGAAGGATTGCTTGATCAGTATCTTTCATCAATTGCTGCTACACATCATAACACTCAAGGGCCTGATCCAGAGCTTCCACTACTCCTATCTGCTGCCTTGGTATCTTTGTTGCGGGTCCACCCTGCACTGGCAGATCATGTTGGGTATCTGGGTTATGTGCCTAAGTTGTTATCTGCTGTGGCCTTCGAGGCAAGACGTGAAACAATGTCTTCAGAAGAATCTAGAATGCCAGATTCCCGCTTTGAAGGTGAGGAGAATCCATCACAAGGATCACAAACCCCTCAAGAGAAGGTCCGTCTTAGCTGCTTACGGGTTTTGCATCAACTAGCAGCTAGCACAACATGTGCAGAAGCTATGGCGGCAACTAGTGTTGGGACAACCCAG GTTGTTCCACTATTAATGAAAGCAATTGGATGGCAAGGTGGAAGCATACTAGCACTTGAGACACTAAAACGTGTGGTAGTTGCTGGAAATAGAGCAAGGGACGCACTTGTTGCACAAGGACTCAG GGTTGGACTCATTGAAGTGCTGCTTGGGCTTCTTGATTGGAGAGCTGGAGGGAGAAATGGACTTTGCTCTcaaatgaaatggaatgaatCTGAAGCATCCATTGGGCGGGTGCTTGCAATTGAG GTTTTGCATGCATTTGCAACAGAAGGAGCGCACTGTACTAAAGTTCGTGACATACTAGATTCTTCCGAA GTTTGGGCAGCTTATAAAGACCAGAAGCATGATCTTTTCCTTCCTTCTAATGCTCAAATAGCAAGTGCTGGAATTGCTGGACTAATTGAAAACTCTTCCCCATCAAGGCTTACTTATTCTTTAACTGCTCCCCCCCCTCATCCTAACTCATCAAAACCTCCCGCTATCACATCCGAGTCGAATGGATCATAA
- the LOC122598426 gene encoding E3 ubiquitin-protein ligase At1g63170-like, which yields MLMALTPEEQNIDQPTDSFPLLVESRGNHENQHVIDLERGGDDDTSSNASNDSLQVLARTPLASTSQLVRDSSSGSHALSMRGDGLGRRRWSPFDTLLWISIELVFTLGQIIASVVVLYVSRNENPQTPLFAWIVGYAAGCFASLPFLFWRYLHRNQATELASNRDQQPPSDGNHPPEPNSYITISFARSSEEETRPAATSPNMWNNLNLVSSARLAMLVDHFKMALDCFFAVWFVVGNVWIFGGHSSSTDAPNLYRLCIVFLTFSCIGYAMPFILCGMICCCLPCIISILGVHEDMNQVKGASEESINALPTHKFKVKKGNSDTKDNDSGVDEGGVLATGTDKERAISGEDAVCCICLAKYADNDLLRELPCSHFFHIECVDKWLKINASCPLCKFEIGSSSEISSTGDSNQQQA from the exons ATGTTAATGGCCTTGACACCCGAAGAACAGAATATAGACCAACCAACGGACAGTTTCCCTTTACTTGTGGAAAGTCGAGGAAACCATGAAAATCAGCATGTAATTGATTTGGAGAGAGGAGGTGACGATGACACTTCATCAAATGCGTCCAATGATTCTCTTCAAGTGCTGGCTCGTACCCCGCTGGCTTCCACTTCTCAACTGGTTCGCGATTCATCTAGTGGATCACATGCACTCTCGATGAGAGGAGATGGCCTTGGTCGTCGTCGGTGGAGCCCTTTTGACACCTTGTTATGGATTTCAATAGAGCTAGTATTTACCTTGGGGCAAATTATTGCTTCAGTCGTTGTTTTATATGTATCACGTAATGAAAACCCCCAGACTCCTTTATTTGCTTGGATTGTGGGCTATGCAGCTGGATGTTTCGCAAGTCTTCCATTTTTATTCTGGAGATATCTCCACCGGAATCAGGCTACTGAGCTGGCTTCAAATCGAGATCAACAACCACCTTCTGATGGTAACCATCCGCCGGAACCAAATTCTTATATAACAATCTCGTTTGCTCGCTCTTCAGAAGAGGAAACTCGTCCTGCTGCCACATCTCCCAACATGTGGAATAATCTTAATTTGGTTTCCAGTGCTAG GCTTGCCATGCTTGTGGACCATTTCAAAATGGCTTTGGATTGCTTCTTTGCCGTATGGTTTGTAGTTGGAAATGTTTGGATATTTGGAGGCCATTCATCATCTACTGATGCTCCCAATTTGTACAG GCTTTGTATAGTATTTCTTACGTTTAGCTGTATTGGTTATGCGATGCCTTTCATTTTATGTGGAATGATATGTTGTTGCCTGCCTTGTATCATTTCTATCCTTGGTGTCCATGAGGATATGAATCAAGTGAAAGGAGCGAGTGAAGAATCTATTAATGCTCTGCCAACACACAAGTTCAAAGTGAAGAAGGGTAATAGCGACACTAAAGATAATGATTCAGGGGTTGATGAAGGCGGGGTTCTAGCAACAGGGACAGACAAAGAACGGGCCATCTCCGGTGAAGATGCT GTTTGTTGCATATGCCTGGCAAAGTATGCTGATAATGATCTGTTGAGAGAGCTTCCTTGCTCGCATTTCTTCCATATAGAATGTGTAGATAAATGGCTGAAAATCAATGCATCATGTCCATTATGCAAGTTTGAAATTGGGAGCAGTAGTGAGATATCATCTACAGGAGACTCAAATCAGCAACAAGCATGA
- the LOC122597560 gene encoding acyl-[acyl-carrier-protein] hydrolase FATB2, chloroplastic-like produces MASGDVVQIDTWRAVSGKNSGRTDWLFCDCQTGKILVRASSNWVMMNKETRKLSKFPDEVRAELQQYFVDKPSPIIEVNASTYQKLDKHNNVCVRNGLMATWKDLDMNQHVNNVKYFAWILESVPKPIEEKYELASMTLEYRRECRKGSVLQSQTCILKSNDGVVDYKDVECQHRLQLEGGSCGVIVKGRTHWRPKCV; encoded by the exons ATGGCCAGCGGTGATGTTGTTCAAATAGATACGTGGAGAGCTGTGTCCGGGAAAAACAGTGGGCGTACCGATTGGCTGTTTTGTGATTGCCAAACTGGCAAGATATTAGTTAGAGCTTCAAG TAATTGGGTGATGATGAATAAAGAGACAAGAAAGTTATCCAAATTTCCAGATGAAGTTCGAGCCGAATTACAACAATACTTTGTGGATAAACCATCACCTATTATTGAAGTAAATGCAAGCACATATCAAAAACTCGATAAGCACAATAATGTATGTGTTCGTAATGGTCTAATG GCAACATGGAAAGATTTGGATATGAACCAACATGTCAATAATGTGAAGTATTTTGCATGGATCCTTGAG AGTGTTCCAAAGCCAATTGAGGAGAAGTATGAGCTTGCTAGCATGACTTTAGAGTACCGTCGAGAGTGTAGAAAGGGCAGTGTGTTGCAGTCTCAAACTTGTATACTGAAAAGTAATGATGGGGTCGTTGATTATAAAGATGTTGAATGTCAGCACCGACTACAACTTGAGGGTGGTTCTTGTGGCGTGATCGTGAAAGGAAGGACTCATTGGCGACCAAAGTGCGTGTga